A stretch of DNA from Arachis hypogaea cultivar Tifrunner chromosome 19, arahy.Tifrunner.gnm2.J5K5, whole genome shotgun sequence:
TATGAGCACTTCCGGTATCTAATACCCATATAGAAGAATTAATAGTAGCTAAAGAAATCAGGAAAACTATTTTCAAGCATGTCTTACCTTCCTCTTTGGTTTTCAAAGAAGCAAGGTACTCCTTGCAGTTTCTTTTCCAATGACCTTTGCCTTTACAATAAAAGCATTCAGCATCATTTTTGTCAGCTTTTTCTTGTTTGCCCTTGGATTTGATCACACCACCCTTAGGTGTCATGGttctcttttaaaattattctttccatttccttttgctttcaacttttctttcttcttagaaGAGATGCCAACTACCATAGcaactcctttctttttctcaTATGCAATTTAATTCTCATAATCAATTAGCATGTTGAGCATTTCATGAAGATCACAGCTTACTTTAATCATATTAAAACTAACAATGAATTGTGAAAAAGTTTCTCGAAGAGATTGCAAGATCAAATCTTGTGAAAGTTTTTTGCCCAATTTGCATCCCAACTTCTCAAGTTGTTCAATAAGATCAATCATCTTAAGAACATGGGGTCCAACAGGAGAGTCCACATCAAGTGTGGATCTAAacaaagttttggacaattgataTCGGGCCGTCTTACTTTGTGCACCATATATCTTCTTAAGATGTTCAACAATAGTTGGTGGATCCGTATCCTGATGTTGCCTCTGAAGATCAGAACCCATGGATGCCAGAATAATGCATTTGGCAGTAAGACAATTTTCCAAGTACTTCTCATAAGCCTTGGTTGCCTTATTATCAATACTTCCATCCTCTTTAGGAACTGGGGCCATTACAGCAGGCTTATCGATTATATCAATTAACCTTTCATGCATAAGAACAATTCTTAAATTACGATACTAATCATCATAATTGGCTCCAGCCAATTTGTTATTTTCAAATATGCCACGCAGTGATAGAGTAGACATATTATTCATGAATCTAAAAGGAAAAAACAAATATAAGTACGTATTCACACATACAAATAACACTTTctacaataattattattatagaaaattaagaaatctttatttcttaaattaagtgttaaaaaaaatatttaaaatcatgaATTAGTATCTTGGTTGTCAAGTCATTACTCATACATTTTTAAACAGATGATTAAATGTATCACATACAATTTTAATCCCAAATAATTACCTGGTTGTCAGgttattatttaattgaattatattttatacccttaggttgtctaggttcaagtaaaaattaattcattccaTGTatcaaatacatatataaattttatccTTGAGTACGAATCTCCTGGTTGTTAGGTAACTCCTCGTAAacaaagtataaaatttatttatcctttttttctttcagttttatttcataaataaataaaaaataataataatagtatgtTCCTTAAGATACATATAATTTTATcccatataaatttataattttgataatagcATCCCATGCCATTATTAGAAATCACATTCACTATAATAACAAAACTTaaattaatcctattaattctgtaaatttttgcaataaaattttaaacacaaaagggccatggctctgataccactgtaggattacaagtgttcataacacgcagcagaagtaataaagtaatcctattgatctattttgtgcttaaaactTTATTGAAATAAGATGGGTTAGATGTCAATACCTGAGTATCCTAGTGAATGAAAACTTTCTCCTTCGATAGTACGAAGGTACTATGTATATCCACATTGAGACTGATCCTTGTTGTCAATTTCTTGACCAATGGATTTAACTGAGAAATTTCTTGCAACTCCTTGCACCAGCAATTCTTCACTAAGAATCGGAATATTTGTGTATGTGGaggtaaaaaaaatttgtgtgttctttcttttatcatatacacatatatatagtatgagattggtgactgatttgtgaatcaaattacaacttaatttgaaacagaatcagttgggatcttatccatatttaaaactcatcatagaataaataattaattatttaatattctcaattatgatattattatattcatggtgttagcaaagaatataataatatgccatttgaattaatataattatttatttgatctaatcaaaataataattaaatgattatttaccaaggattagaacactcgttagtgtgtgaccccataggttcaatactaagcgggtagtaaattagtcatactaaatttactaatcaaggttagCGTCTAGCAACGCTCCttgacgacccgatagtatgaagtaataataattttactaagaacccaagatgaacaaaaaaaatacaactccttccatcttttcagTTCTTGGCTAACTTTTAGAGGACGGTTTGATTATCAAACTCAAACTTGtaaccattattataatgaattatgaatgacttaagaaactcatttcttaattCATTCAAACCCCTTGGCCAAGAcattgtttatttcattcattataatcgtagagctcaaactcattaccatagttgatggattccattttgactaatcattaattctacaagtatttaaatcataccgaATGTCCATTCAACTAACACCG
This window harbors:
- the LOC112778946 gene encoding uncharacterized protein translates to MAPVPKEDGSIDNKATKAYEKYLENCLTAKCIILASMGSDLQRQHQDTDPPTIVEHLKKIYGAQSKTARYQLSKTLFRSTLDVDSPVGPHVLKMIDLIEQLEKLGCKLGKKLSQDLILQSLRETFSQFIVSFNMIKVSCDLHEMLNMLIDYEN